In Sebaldella termitidis ATCC 33386, one DNA window encodes the following:
- a CDS encoding iron-containing alcohol dehydrogenase, which yields MLNFTYNIPTKIIFGKDELGRLPKEILLHGNRVLFLYGKNSIKKTGLYDKVVSLLNDKGIFFKELSGVKPNPDISSVREGIKIIKENNLNFILAVGGGSTIDCAKAVSAGANYTGDPWDFLLGKAKVKNVLPIGSILTLAATGSEMNGGSVISNEKTQEKLAFGHPLLVPVFTFEDPTLTFSVSKYQTAAGATDIVSHLLEQYFSSHNDDGLPDRLTEAMMINVINYAKKAVLEPDNYEARANLMWTSSLALNNLVTYGKKHGDWASHGIEHEVSAIYDITHGAGLAILFPNVLKYYLNKDIAESLPLTKFLNLGKNVFGISNDDEKAAALKTIEKIRDFFDTLDMPSKLSDENVDDSKIDVMAKGAARKGTLGYYHMLEERDIFEILKKSV from the coding sequence ATGTTAAATTTTACTTATAATATTCCAACTAAAATAATATTTGGAAAAGATGAATTAGGAAGACTCCCGAAAGAAATTCTTCTTCACGGGAACAGAGTTTTATTTTTATATGGAAAAAATAGTATAAAAAAGACCGGACTATATGATAAAGTTGTTTCACTTTTAAATGATAAAGGCATATTCTTTAAGGAGCTCTCAGGCGTAAAGCCTAATCCTGACATATCCAGCGTAAGAGAAGGAATTAAAATAATAAAGGAAAATAACCTTAATTTTATACTCGCTGTGGGAGGAGGCAGCACTATTGACTGTGCTAAGGCTGTTTCAGCCGGCGCGAATTATACAGGAGACCCATGGGACTTTCTTCTTGGCAAAGCAAAGGTGAAAAATGTACTCCCTATAGGCTCTATATTGACGCTTGCCGCTACAGGCTCTGAAATGAACGGCGGCTCTGTTATTTCAAATGAAAAGACACAGGAAAAACTGGCTTTTGGTCATCCGCTTCTTGTACCGGTCTTTACATTTGAAGATCCTACACTTACATTTAGTGTCTCAAAATACCAGACTGCTGCCGGTGCTACTGACATAGTCAGTCATCTTCTGGAACAATATTTTTCATCCCATAATGATGACGGACTTCCTGACAGACTTACCGAGGCAATGATGATAAATGTTATTAATTATGCAAAAAAAGCTGTCTTAGAACCGGATAATTATGAAGCCAGAGCAAACCTTATGTGGACAAGCTCTCTTGCTCTGAATAATCTGGTTACATATGGAAAAAAACACGGGGACTGGGCTTCACACGGGATTGAACATGAAGTAAGTGCTATTTATGATATTACTCATGGTGCCGGACTTGCCATACTTTTCCCGAATGTTCTGAAATATTATCTGAATAAAGACATCGCTGAATCTCTTCCGCTTACAAAATTCCTGAATCTGGGGAAAAATGTATTCGGCATATCCAATGATGATGAAAAAGCAGCGGCTTTGAAAACTATTGAAAAAATAAGGGATTTCTTTGATACACTGGACATGCCGTCAAAGCTTTCCGATGAAAATGTGGATGATTCCAAAATTGATGTCATGGCCAAAGGTGCTGCCAGAAAAGGAACACTCGGCTACTATCATATGCTTGAAGAAAGAGATATTTTTGAAATACTTAAAAAATCTGTATAA
- a CDS encoding tyrosine-type recombinase/integrase, whose product MDKIIEEYKNTLQMKFFSQTTINAYMADIKKFLEFLPEKNLEIIPKEIHNYRKYLKNNYKVSTINRKVTTLNNFFKSLGIDVRLKAEKVHRMSIKDDFLTEREYKRLLKFAINEKIRITMVVLAHTGIRVSELKYIHVENLKTGIVEIENKGKIRIIILSKNLINILKKYCGERNIKSGSIIEVSRIYIHNSLKQSAANARGGLKKSKVHAHAFRHLFAVQFLKKNNNIAALADILGHSSLETTRIYTSLNKRQFQEMLEDII is encoded by the coding sequence ATGGATAAAATTATAGAAGAATATAAAAATACTCTTCAGATGAAATTTTTTTCGCAGACTACAATTAACGCATATATGGCGGATATAAAAAAGTTTTTGGAATTTCTTCCTGAAAAAAATCTGGAGATTATTCCAAAAGAGATTCATAATTACAGAAAATATCTGAAAAACAATTATAAAGTGAGTACAATAAACAGAAAAGTAACTACTTTAAATAATTTTTTTAAGAGTCTGGGTATAGATGTAAGATTAAAAGCAGAGAAAGTGCACAGAATGAGTATTAAAGATGACTTTCTTACGGAAAGGGAGTATAAAAGACTTCTGAAATTTGCTATTAACGAGAAAATCAGGATTACTATGGTGGTTCTGGCTCATACTGGAATAAGAGTATCCGAACTCAAGTATATTCATGTAGAAAATCTGAAAACAGGTATAGTGGAAATAGAGAATAAAGGAAAAATCAGAATTATAATTCTTTCAAAAAATTTGATAAATATATTGAAAAAATACTGCGGAGAAAGAAATATAAAAAGCGGAAGCATAATCGAAGTAAGCAGGATATACATACATAATTCACTGAAACAAAGTGCAGCCAATGCACGCGGCGGTTTGAAAAAGAGCAAGGTACATGCACATGCTTTCAGGCACTTATTTGCTGTTCAGTTTTTGAAAAAGAATAATAATATTGCTGCACTTGCAGATATACTGGGACATTCCTCACTGGAAACCACCAGAATATATACAAGTCTGAATAAGAGACAATTTCAGGAGATGCTGGAGGATATAATATAA